The following coding sequences are from one Flexibacter flexilis DSM 6793 window:
- a CDS encoding LytR/AlgR family response regulator transcription factor, with product MKAVIVEDEPLVARDLTKLLAQVAPDLEIVTKLGSVEDAVQWFAHNPQPDLVFMDVQLSDGVSFSIFDQTRIEVPVIFTTAYNEYAIRAFKVNSIDYLLKPIDREDLIRSMDKFKHLRELQNGSQSQSQSVEELVKLLKSPVTETPRYKERFMVQYRNSMMPVASNKVSYFVKDELIYLVTEDQQRYICEYETMDELEQLLDPRTFFRANRQYIIRLEAVESFKSGFNGKLVVKLKGGASTPEIDISREKATLFKAWLD from the coding sequence ATGAAAGCCGTTATCGTAGAAGACGAACCACTCGTTGCCCGCGACCTTACCAAACTGCTCGCCCAAGTGGCACCCGATTTGGAAATTGTAACCAAACTCGGCAGTGTGGAAGACGCTGTGCAATGGTTCGCGCACAATCCGCAACCCGATTTGGTTTTTATGGACGTGCAACTTTCGGACGGTGTGAGTTTTTCCATTTTTGACCAAACCCGCATCGAAGTTCCCGTTATTTTCACTACTGCCTACAACGAATATGCTATTCGCGCCTTCAAGGTCAATAGCATAGATTATTTACTAAAACCCATTGACCGCGAAGACCTTATACGTTCGATGGACAAATTTAAGCATCTGCGCGAGCTACAAAACGGTTCGCAGAGCCAAAGCCAATCGGTAGAAGAATTAGTAAAACTACTGAAAAGCCCCGTAACCGAAACGCCACGTTACAAGGAACGTTTTATGGTGCAGTATCGCAATTCGATGATGCCTGTGGCCAGCAACAAAGTTTCTTATTTTGTCAAAGACGAGTTGATTTATTTGGTAACCGAAGACCAACAGCGTTACATCTGCGAATACGAAACAATGGACGAGTTGGAGCAACTACTCGACCCCCGAACATTTTTTAGGGCCAACCGCCAATACATCATTCGATTGGAAGCGGTGGAGAGTTTCAAGAGCGGTTTTAATGGAAAATTGGTAGTCAAACTCAAAGGCGGTGCTTCTACTCCTGAAATCGATATTAGCCGTGAAAAAGCAACTTTATTCAAGGCTTGGCTAGATTAA
- a CDS encoding sensor histidine kinase yields the protein MKIGHSIFFPRREHQVFVPTFSKRCPHSHTLLTTWRPVKAPNRYQIIVGYGIISGLMRYFMFPQYAIELHLLVFAVFTVGLTITWDMVRLLSEYLDKKMPYERGIMQRVVLQISISLLFTIFFRKLWVALMVHLFPHEFNIPILKHIIFFIDILITLVINANYISLYFFREWKKSAVQAERLQKERAQVQFDNLKNQLNPHFLFNSLTSLNSLIFDNQQLASDFLKHLSRVYRYVLQTKDRELVSLSTELDFISNYVFLLKTRFEEMLRIDFDVPEDQLEKQIAPVTLQILIENAIKHNIISESKHLRIHIYIQNDYLVVENNLQRKTLVEDSNKTGLENMQNLYSFYSADRKVLIEETATSFAVKLPLL from the coding sequence CACTTGGCGACCTGTCAAAGCACCCAACCGCTACCAAATCATTGTAGGTTATGGAATTATCAGCGGTTTGATGCGCTATTTCATGTTCCCGCAATATGCCATCGAATTGCATTTGTTGGTATTTGCCGTTTTTACCGTTGGCCTCACCATTACGTGGGACATGGTGCGACTGCTTTCCGAGTATTTAGACAAAAAAATGCCTTACGAGCGGGGCATTATGCAACGTGTTGTCCTGCAAATTTCGATAAGTCTGCTGTTTACTATATTCTTCCGTAAACTTTGGGTCGCGCTCATGGTTCATTTGTTCCCGCATGAGTTTAACATTCCGATTCTAAAGCACATTATTTTCTTCATAGATATTCTTATCACCTTGGTAATCAACGCTAATTATATTTCGCTTTATTTCTTTAGGGAATGGAAAAAGTCGGCAGTACAGGCCGAACGCCTCCAAAAAGAACGCGCACAAGTGCAGTTCGATAACCTAAAAAACCAACTCAATCCACATTTTCTGTTTAATAGCCTTACTTCGCTCAATAGCTTAATATTTGACAATCAGCAACTTGCTTCTGACTTCTTAAAGCACCTTTCGCGCGTGTATCGCTATGTGCTCCAAACCAAAGACCGTGAGTTGGTGAGCTTGAGCACGGAACTGGATTTTATTAGCAACTATGTTTTCTTGCTCAAAACCCGTTTTGAAGAAATGTTACGCATTGATTTTGATGTTCCAGAAGACCAACTGGAAAAGCAAATCGCGCCTGTTACGCTTCAAATTTTGATAGAAAACGCCATCAAGCACAACATCATCAGCGAATCAAAGCATTTGCGGATTCATATTTATATCCAAAACGATTATTTGGTAGTAGAAAACAATCTGCAACGCAAAACGCTTGTAGAGGATTCGAACAAGACAGGCCTTGAAAATATGCAAAACCTTTATAGCTTCTACAGTGCCGACCGCAAGGTATTGATAGAAGAAACGGCTACATCTTTCGCCGTGAAATTACCTTTATTATAA